One segment of Macrotis lagotis isolate mMagLag1 chromosome 1, bilby.v1.9.chrom.fasta, whole genome shotgun sequence DNA contains the following:
- the LOC141492334 gene encoding olfactory receptor 13H1-like, whose protein sequence is MERRNGTDATYFILVGLSHYPRVQVIFFCVLLLSYLITLLGNSLILLLIYHDSQLHTPMYFFLGNLSFLDICFTSTIVPQMLINCLVKIPTISLGECLVQMCILLYLGVVECLLLAIMAYDRVVAISDPLHYAVKMGPQLCVQLAAIPWVLGFFLSVVPIVTMPLDFCGHYIINHFSCELLAILKVACNDLKFFEILIMAVCSLTLLVPFTFILASYARILGAVLKMHSADGRKKAFSTCSSHLTVVVVFYGTAISTYMMPKDKVNRDDDKIFFLFYCIVTPMLNPIIYSLRNKDVKGALRKLRGRKNDS, encoded by the coding sequence atgGAGAGAAGAAATGGCACAGATGCGACCTATTTTATTCTGGTTGGGCTCTCACATTATCCCAGAGTCCAAGTCATCTTTTTCTGTGTGCTCCTATTGTCCTATCTTATCACCCTGCTGGGGAATAGTCTCATTCTTCTTCTGATCTATCATGATTCCCAGCTTCACACCCCCATGTATTTCTTCCTCGGCAATCTATCCTTTCTAGACATCTGTTTCACATCAACTATTGTGCCTCAGATGCTCATCAACTGCTTAGTCAAGATTCCCACCATCTCCCTGGGTGAATGCCTAGTCCAGATGTGCATCCTTCTCTATTTGGGTGTGGTAGAATGCCTTCTTCTAGCCATCATGGCCTATGATCGTGTTGTAGCTATCAGTGACCCCCTGCACTATGCAGTGAAAATGGGGCCTCAGCTTTGTGTCCAACTGGCAGCAATACCATGGGTCCTaggcttttttctttctgtggtCCCAATTGTGACCATGCCACTAGATTTCTGTGGCCACTACATTATCAACCACTTCTCCTGTGAACTCTTGGCTATCCTCAAGGTTGCATGCAATGATTTGAAGTTCTTTGAAATACTAATTATGGCCGTCTGTTCCCTAACTCTCCTAGTACCATTTACATTTATCCTAGCCTCCTATGCTCGCATTTTGGGGGCTGTACTGAAGATGCACTCAGCGGATGGACGAAAGAAAGCCTTCTCTACCTGCAGCTCCCACCTCACTGTGGTAGTTGTCTTCTATGGCACCGCCATCTCCACATACATGATGCCCAAGGACAAAGTCAACCGAGATGATGACAAgatcttcttcctcttttattgcattgtgacaCCCATGCTCAATCCTATCATCTACAGTCTTCGAAACAAGGATGTGAAGGGGGCTTTGAGGAAGCTAAGGGGGAGAAAGAATGACTCTTAA